In Sphingomonas profundi, the sequence ATCGTCGTCGGCCGCCCCGCCAAGCATGTCGCGACGACGGATGCGCCGGCCCACATCTTCGGCTACTGCGTCGGCAACGATGTCAGCGTGCGCGATTGGCAGCTGCGGACCAGCCAGTTCACCATCGGCAAATCCTTCGATGGCCACGCTCCGTTCGGCCCGTGGATCGTCACGGCAGATGAACTCGATCCGTCCGGTCTCGTCATCGGCTGCACCGTCAATGGCGAACAACGGCAAAAATCGAACACGCATAATCTGGTGTTCGATTGCGCCGATCAGATCGCCTTCCTGTCACAGGCGATGACGCTGGAGCCCGGTGACATCCTGTTTACCGGCACGCCCGGCGGGGTCGGCGCCGCGATGAAGCCGCCCCAATTCCTGAAAGCCGGCGATGTCGTGCGGGTGGAAATCGAAGGCATCGGTGCGATCGAGAATCGCGTCGAGCCGGAAGCCTGAAACCATAAAGAGGGAGAGAGTCTCATGCGTTTTCACCACA encodes:
- a CDS encoding fumarylacetoacetate hydrolase family protein, which translates into the protein MKLARYRRDNGPALLGIVTDAGLVGIAAHLPDAPGDMVDLIGAWTDWKEPLAQLTAVPHDDALADVELLAPIARPGKILGIGLNYADHVAESGMEKPADQMWFAKMGTTANGPFAPIPLPRVSTALDYEAELVIVVGRPAKHVATTDAPAHIFGYCVGNDVSVRDWQLRTSQFTIGKSFDGHAPFGPWIVTADELDPSGLVIGCTVNGEQRQKSNTHNLVFDCADQIAFLSQAMTLEPGDILFTGTPGGVGAAMKPPQFLKAGDVVRVEIEGIGAIENRVEPEA